From a single Alkalihalophilus pseudofirmus genomic region:
- the ilvD gene encoding dihydroxy-acid dehydratase — translation MSKNISKSRSSVFNDINRAPNRAMIRATGINDEGFNKPFVGIASTWSEVTPCNMHIDKLALKTKEGTLENGGTPFIFNTITVSDGISMGTEGMRYSLPSREVIADSIETVIGAQSYDGVVAIGGCDKNMPGCMIAIGRLNLPSVFVYGGTIRPGKVDGKDIDIVSAFEGVGKYNNGDIDRDELHKIECQACPGAGSCGGMYTANTMASAIEAMGMSLPGSSSNPAETPDKLKDCEEAGKAVMNLLDKGITPKDIMTKQAFENAITVVMALGGSTNAVLHLLAMAHSVDVDLDLDDFERIGERVPHIADLKPSGRYVMEHLSEIGGVPGVMKLLLEKGLLHGDCMTVTGKTLEQNLAEVEPLREGQEIISFENPKRKTGPLVILKGNLAPEGALAKMSGLKIKEITGPARVFDTEIDATKAVLNNEINSGDVIVIRYVGPKGGPGMAEMLSITAIVVGKGLGEKVGLITDGRFSGGTHGLVVGHIAPEAQVGGPIALIKEGDMITINSETQELQVDISPEEFKVRRKEWSAPQQDLKGYLSKYARLVSSASKGAITD, via the coding sequence ATGAGTAAAAATATTTCAAAAAGCCGTAGTTCAGTTTTTAACGATATAAATCGTGCCCCAAATCGTGCAATGATCAGGGCAACGGGGATTAATGACGAAGGCTTTAATAAACCCTTTGTAGGAATTGCTAGTACCTGGAGTGAAGTTACACCGTGTAACATGCATATTGATAAGTTGGCTCTAAAGACAAAGGAAGGAACTTTAGAGAATGGGGGAACTCCTTTTATTTTCAATACGATTACAGTATCAGATGGTATCTCAATGGGAACTGAAGGGATGCGTTATTCATTACCGAGTCGGGAGGTTATAGCCGATTCCATTGAAACAGTAATCGGTGCTCAAAGTTATGACGGGGTTGTAGCAATAGGTGGATGCGATAAAAATATGCCAGGATGTATGATTGCGATAGGGCGTTTAAATTTGCCGTCTGTATTTGTATATGGGGGGACGATTCGACCAGGAAAAGTAGATGGGAAAGACATAGATATTGTTTCTGCCTTTGAGGGAGTCGGAAAATACAATAATGGAGATATAGACCGTGATGAACTACATAAAATTGAATGTCAAGCCTGTCCGGGAGCTGGGTCATGTGGCGGGATGTACACAGCAAATACAATGGCCTCGGCGATCGAAGCAATGGGAATGAGTCTGCCAGGAAGTTCTTCCAATCCAGCCGAAACGCCAGATAAATTAAAAGATTGTGAAGAAGCAGGAAAGGCAGTGATGAATTTACTGGATAAAGGGATTACTCCAAAGGATATTATGACTAAACAAGCATTTGAGAATGCCATCACAGTTGTAATGGCTCTTGGCGGATCTACTAATGCAGTACTCCATTTACTCGCTATGGCTCATTCAGTTGATGTTGACCTTGACTTAGATGATTTTGAGCGAATCGGAGAGCGTGTGCCGCATATTGCAGATCTTAAACCAAGCGGGCGATATGTTATGGAACACTTATCAGAAATTGGAGGCGTACCGGGAGTAATGAAATTACTTCTTGAAAAGGGGCTTCTTCATGGTGATTGTATGACAGTTACTGGGAAAACACTCGAACAAAATCTTGCTGAAGTGGAACCATTAAGGGAAGGTCAAGAAATTATTTCTTTTGAAAATCCTAAGCGTAAAACAGGGCCTTTAGTTATCTTGAAAGGAAACTTGGCACCTGAGGGAGCTTTAGCAAAAATGTCAGGATTAAAAATAAAAGAAATAACCGGACCTGCTCGTGTGTTTGATACAGAAATAGATGCTACTAAAGCTGTGTTAAACAATGAGATTAATTCAGGAGATGTTATCGTAATTCGCTATGTAGGTCCTAAGGGCGGCCCAGGGATGGCTGAAATGCTGTCTATTACTGCCATCGTAGTTGGAAAAGGCTTAGGCGAAAAGGTCGGTTTAATAACTGATGGGAGATTTTCAGGAGGTACACATGGATTAGTCGTTGGTCATATCGCTCCTGAAGCACAGGTAGGTGGACCAATAGCATTAATTAAAGAAGGAGATATGATCACGATCAATAGTGAGACTCAGGAACTCCAAGTCGATATTTCACCAGAAGAATTTAAGGTGAGAAGAAAGGAATGGTCTGCTCCCCAACAAGATTTAAAAGGGTATCTTTCTAAATACGCACGTTTAGTTTCCTCTGCATCTAAAGGGGCAATAACTGATTAA
- a CDS encoding VOC family protein: MNQSFIDQVHYIRIPVRNLETASVWYRDVLGFQLLSITHDPFAIMKVNEGPLLIILVPTTEATYAHFSVNGESEFCVGFTNPKLQEFHQHLSEQGVKVEEIKEDNGHAYFYFYDPDGKQLQVHW; this comes from the coding sequence ATGAACCAATCATTCATTGATCAAGTCCATTACATTCGCATTCCGGTGAGGAATTTAGAGACTGCATCTGTGTGGTATAGAGATGTGTTAGGGTTTCAACTTTTGAGCATTACCCACGATCCTTTTGCGATCATGAAAGTGAATGAGGGGCCTTTGTTGATTATCTTAGTGCCAACTACAGAGGCGACGTATGCTCATTTTTCAGTGAACGGGGAATCTGAGTTTTGTGTTGGTTTCACAAATCCTAAGCTGCAGGAATTTCATCAGCACTTATCTGAGCAGGGAGTTAAAGTAGAGGAAATAAAAGAAGACAATGGTCATGCTTACTTTTATTTCTATGATCCAGATGGAAAACAGCTTCAGGTGCATTGGTAA
- a CDS encoding SPL family radical SAM protein, whose amino-acid sequence MTRHQIAYKEPKKILTPASGFLYGYTHSLNPYTGCLFGCSYCYVRQSPVGLFRGEEWGEWVDIKKGIHEKYIREMSSLRKRGKEVTIFMASATDPYQSVEYKEKITRALLEAMVEMPPDFLFVQTRSPLVTRDIDLFLKLKDSLRLSVTVETDLDEVRKNFSPQAPPIQARLKAIGELQKNDLPVQAAVAPVLPFSKQFPETLAALVNRIVIDDFYTGDGSNGKRTERLKIKERFTEEELEKWYGEHVHEYAYEQMKTAFSTEQILISKEGFMPY is encoded by the coding sequence TTGACTCGGCATCAAATCGCATACAAGGAACCGAAGAAAATATTAACTCCTGCGAGCGGATTTTTATATGGGTATACCCATTCTCTTAACCCTTATACCGGCTGCTTATTTGGGTGTTCTTATTGTTATGTTAGACAGAGCCCGGTTGGCTTATTTAGAGGAGAAGAGTGGGGCGAGTGGGTTGATATAAAAAAAGGCATTCACGAAAAATACATTCGTGAAATGAGCAGCCTGCGAAAGCGGGGCAAAGAAGTAACGATTTTCATGGCATCTGCGACAGATCCATATCAATCGGTTGAATATAAAGAAAAGATAACAAGGGCTCTGCTTGAAGCAATGGTAGAGATGCCTCCAGATTTTCTTTTTGTGCAGACAAGGAGCCCGCTTGTCACGCGAGACATTGACTTGTTTTTAAAGCTTAAAGACAGCCTGCGCCTCAGTGTGACAGTTGAGACAGATCTCGATGAAGTACGAAAAAACTTCTCACCACAAGCCCCTCCAATTCAAGCAAGGCTGAAGGCAATCGGAGAGCTTCAAAAAAATGACTTGCCAGTACAAGCCGCGGTGGCGCCTGTACTCCCTTTTTCAAAACAATTCCCAGAAACCTTGGCTGCTCTCGTTAATCGAATAGTCATTGATGATTTTTATACGGGGGATGGAAGCAACGGGAAGAGAACGGAACGGCTTAAAATTAAAGAACGATTTACAGAAGAAGAATTAGAAAAGTGGTACGGAGAACATGTACACGAGTATGCGTATGAACAAATGAAAACAGCATTCTCTACTGAACAGATTTTAATCAGCAAGGAAGGGTTTATGCCTTATTAA
- a CDS encoding YidH family protein, with protein MDEQKNESKNGASKNETVESKYIQQHLANERTYLAWIRTAIAIIGLGFLATTLHFNTPLHQFMDNALAMFISGFSLMLGLLTIALATHVYFRNRKMINTQEFHSSFKFIVYMTAVIFMILVLFMVYYFYLMAGT; from the coding sequence ATGGATGAACAGAAGAATGAGAGCAAGAATGGTGCTAGTAAAAATGAGACGGTCGAATCTAAATATATTCAACAGCATCTAGCAAACGAGCGAACGTATCTAGCGTGGATTAGAACGGCTATTGCTATTATTGGGCTAGGGTTTTTAGCTACGACTCTTCACTTTAATACGCCTTTGCATCAATTTATGGATAATGCATTAGCAATGTTTATAAGCGGCTTTTCACTCATGCTCGGTCTATTGACAATCGCACTCGCTACTCATGTGTATTTTCGTAACAGGAAAATGATTAATACACAAGAGTTTCATTCTTCTTTTAAGTTTATCGTGTATATGACTGCCGTAATTTTTATGATTTTAGTATTATTTATGGTGTACTATTTCTATCTAATGGCTGGAACGTAA
- a CDS encoding rhodanese-like domain-containing protein, producing the protein MTSVVVIMAMGIAYFLYKRYIPVIGLKCTDIQNIKDKNEVVILDVRDFPVANKTSIDGTMNIPLAYLKRYYHDLDKKMIYLVCAERQEVNLSARFLKSKGYRVGGFMIKNEATPHPCRGKEAYGL; encoded by the coding sequence ATGACAAGTGTGGTTGTCATTATGGCAATGGGCATTGCGTACTTTTTGTATAAAAGATATATACCTGTTATCGGTTTAAAATGTACTGATATACAGAATATAAAAGATAAAAATGAGGTTGTTATTCTCGATGTGCGTGATTTTCCCGTTGCAAATAAAACAAGTATAGACGGTACAATGAATATTCCGTTAGCCTATCTTAAAAGATATTATCACGACCTAGATAAGAAAATGATCTATCTCGTTTGTGCAGAAAGACAAGAGGTTAATTTAAGCGCACGTTTTCTAAAGAGTAAAGGATATCGTGTAGGAGGCTTTATGATTAAGAATGAGGCGACTCCTCACCCTTGTCGTGGTAAAGAGGCATACGGATTGTAA
- a CDS encoding polysaccharide deacetylase family protein, with amino-acid sequence MPSARAVGDHSLREHHLITKADFSLEGEKAVVLTFDDGPSKYIGSFLDVLNEEQVQAMFFWQSRLLHYKRLWKRTIAEGHMIGTHTHRHPNLAQLNADKQREEIETSKREMERIIGLPIQHFRPPFGQYNVDTLNIAAAMQLDVVLWDVPSYDWELKKDPDKIVSNVVENVENGSIILLHELEQTLYVLPQLIKELKRDGFSFRTL; translated from the coding sequence ATGCCAAGTGCTAGAGCGGTTGGAGACCACTCACTAAGAGAACATCATTTGATCACAAAAGCTGACTTTTCTTTAGAAGGTGAGAAGGCAGTTGTATTAACCTTTGATGATGGGCCTAGTAAATACATAGGTTCATTTCTTGATGTGTTAAATGAGGAGCAGGTTCAAGCCATGTTCTTTTGGCAGTCTCGGTTACTTCATTATAAGCGGCTGTGGAAAAGAACGATAGCTGAAGGGCATATGATAGGGACACATACTCATAGACATCCAAATCTTGCTCAATTGAATGCAGATAAGCAGAGAGAAGAGATCGAAACGAGCAAAAGAGAAATGGAGAGGATCATAGGCCTGCCCATTCAGCATTTTAGACCGCCTTTCGGTCAATATAATGTGGATACACTGAATATTGCAGCTGCTATGCAGCTCGATGTAGTCCTTTGGGATGTTCCTTCTTATGACTGGGAGTTAAAAAAAGATCCGGATAAAATCGTTTCAAATGTAGTAGAAAACGTAGAAAATGGATCAATTATCCTGCTGCATGAATTAGAGCAGACATTATATGTACTGCCACAATTGATAAAAGAATTAAAAAGAGACGGCTTCAGTTTTAGGACATTATAG
- a CDS encoding rhodanese-like domain-containing protein, with the protein MELIIQGLFIAFIVWFVVKRILPANGVKQITTEELRKELTRKDVQLVDVRTQGEFSGRKIKQAKNIPLHELKGRHNELSKGKEVFVICQSGMRSNKACGTLKKLGYSNITNVKGGMSAWRG; encoded by the coding sequence ATGGAATTAATTATTCAAGGATTATTTATTGCTTTTATCGTATGGTTTGTTGTGAAGAGAATTTTACCTGCTAATGGCGTAAAACAAATCACAACTGAAGAACTAAGAAAAGAATTAACACGAAAAGATGTACAGCTTGTTGATGTAAGAACGCAAGGGGAATTCAGCGGACGTAAAATTAAACAAGCTAAAAACATTCCATTGCATGAGCTAAAAGGTCGTCATAACGAGCTTTCAAAGGGTAAAGAAGTGTTTGTGATCTGTCAAAGCGGGATGAGAAGCAATAAGGCCTGCGGTACATTAAAGAAATTAGGATATTCGAATATAACAAATGTCAAAGGCGGAATGTCCGCTTGGAGAGGCTGA
- a CDS encoding PAS domain-containing sensor histidine kinase, with the protein MSYKKKMLLIYLVLGLVWIVFTDYLVLMLDLGTYLSIQKIKGIIFVVLTGFFIYYILGKREEVELLKNEKEKLTTLINSMVDFVNFKDGEGRWIESNEFGLKLFQLEDVDYRGKTDAELAKFTDFYHDALNYCMTSDEETWQAAKVTRCEEVIPLPNGDEKTFDTIKVPLFKSNKERKGLVVIGRDITERKLAEKQMKENELKYKSLFKYNPELVFMVDLNGTITDLNPKFEPLTAYSDDEAMGTPIFNYICEKDKTRIFEAFNAVIKEKRAKTNREVAICHKEGKKVIAHFAFVPIIIDNETTGIIGYATDITQILETEEKLKTTEKLAVIGELAAGIAHEIRNPLTSLKGFVQMFQSESKKENFIHTIMLDELDRINSIVSELLVLSRPQEITFSKKNINHSIKDVLTLLESEMNLHGVSVDFQTEDDPTLLDCEPNQFKQLFINLLKNAIEAEAKNICIHIKKQDDSIIVSIADNGQGISEERIKKLGEPFYSEKEKGTGLGLTVSFKIVEAHNGTIKYDSKVGTGTTVTMTFPTKED; encoded by the coding sequence ATGAGTTACAAGAAGAAAATGCTTCTTATCTATTTGGTCTTAGGTTTGGTATGGATTGTCTTCACGGACTACCTAGTCTTAATGTTAGACCTTGGGACCTATCTTAGCATCCAGAAAATCAAAGGAATTATCTTTGTGGTGTTAACTGGATTTTTCATTTACTATATTCTAGGAAAACGAGAAGAAGTTGAACTCCTTAAAAATGAGAAGGAGAAACTGACAACCCTGATTAATTCCATGGTTGATTTTGTTAACTTTAAAGACGGGGAAGGACGCTGGATTGAATCGAATGAATTCGGTCTAAAGCTTTTTCAACTAGAGGATGTTGATTACCGCGGAAAAACAGATGCTGAACTTGCAAAGTTTACAGACTTTTATCATGATGCCCTGAATTACTGCATGACGTCGGATGAGGAGACATGGCAAGCAGCTAAAGTGACACGCTGTGAAGAAGTCATACCGCTGCCGAATGGGGATGAGAAAACGTTTGATACGATTAAAGTGCCTCTTTTCAAATCAAATAAAGAACGTAAAGGGTTAGTTGTGATCGGGCGAGATATTACAGAACGGAAACTAGCAGAGAAGCAAATGAAAGAGAATGAACTTAAATATAAATCTCTTTTTAAATATAATCCTGAGCTCGTTTTCATGGTGGATTTAAACGGAACGATTACAGACTTAAATCCTAAGTTCGAACCTCTGACTGCCTACAGCGATGATGAAGCAATGGGCACACCGATTTTTAACTACATTTGCGAAAAAGACAAGACGCGGATCTTTGAAGCATTTAATGCGGTCATTAAAGAAAAGCGAGCTAAAACTAATCGTGAAGTAGCGATCTGCCATAAAGAAGGGAAAAAGGTTATCGCCCACTTCGCATTTGTACCGATTATTATTGATAATGAAACAACTGGAATTATCGGTTATGCCACTGATATTACTCAAATACTCGAGACGGAAGAAAAGCTTAAAACTACAGAAAAACTTGCTGTGATTGGAGAACTTGCTGCGGGGATTGCCCATGAAATCAGAAATCCGCTCACTTCTTTAAAAGGGTTCGTGCAAATGTTTCAGTCTGAGAGCAAAAAGGAGAACTTTATCCATACGATTATGTTAGATGAACTTGATCGGATCAATTCGATTGTCAGTGAGCTGCTCGTATTATCAAGACCGCAAGAAATTACGTTCTCTAAGAAAAATATAAATCACTCCATAAAAGATGTCTTAACCCTGCTTGAGTCAGAGATGAACTTGCACGGGGTGTCTGTTGATTTCCAAACAGAGGATGATCCAACACTCCTTGATTGTGAGCCGAATCAATTTAAGCAGCTATTCATTAATCTGCTTAAAAACGCGATCGAAGCAGAGGCCAAGAACATATGTATTCATATCAAGAAACAAGATGACTCCATTATTGTGAGTATTGCAGATAACGGCCAAGGCATTAGTGAAGAGAGAATCAAAAAATTAGGAGAACCTTTCTATTCCGAAAAAGAAAAGGGAACTGGATTAGGGCTGACAGTCAGCTTTAAAATCGTGGAAGCTCATAACGGAACAATTAAATATGATAGTAAAGTTGGAACGGGCACGACCGTCACTATGACGTTTCCAACAAAAGAAGACTAG
- a CDS encoding 5'-nucleotidase C-terminal domain-containing protein gives MSTNDSMRWKKILSIILCLVLLAIPFAWNQVQAEELNEDIVDLRVLYTNDIHASIDGFGAAAAYINEQRNAADYSLYLDAGDIFSGNPVVDLNYGKPIIEILNLVGVDAMTIGNHEFDYGQEIFAERMEESNFPWMAANMEVFDESIAIEQPKPYEIFDVNGVNVAVFSLTQAPPSTAPAGVVGIDFEADYAAVAKQYQEELEGQSDIIIALTHIGHNDDRRLAEEVNYFDVIIGGHSHTLLNEPAIVNGTPIVQTNGNLNFVGNLNLQLNTATNEVTVTEGFVQRVNELTNVDEDVQAVIDEYNEEMNELLGEVIGYSDTGLSRDGRYEYDAPLGNFWTDAMSAYADTDFAITNNGGIRDSIAPGEVTVGDIYAIEPFANEIMVYEMTGQAIKDVLAFSYSRGDRHQIDLQASGFEYEIVAGPVGNLLDVNLTRNGQPLDLEERYTIAVPDYIGTGGSGYEFEGTIVNPLVGQMTTAMIDYAKELTENGEAINYIREGRIKISVDPSGPMPGEVIGTTDNGLFSSNKNIADVGMGNLYTDAIRDKADADIALLNGSSVSGEIPAGYITDKQIEALDRFGNEIVVVETTGAKLKEVILSQSSYHRGVDLQASGIKYQLIPSEGGSGMQDVLLFNEDGTELDLDANYTVAYNDYMHGQGFYRLSDSTLSQSEGTVWEATVEYIQNHDGAIDYIEGERISIEGVDLPDGDRFLTVAEAIAQNSGIANVRGYIVGSINSNQVILGEGTHAASNLLLADDPNETDREKMLPVQLVNGTTVRTGLNLVSHPDNLGKYVSITGSLEAYFQTPGMRNPSAFTFEAVPGDEEPGDDEEEQEPQGPLSVEDALNQSEGEVEVSGYVVGNARSKNHVALAPAYYDDLSVLIADDPNETDQSKMMIVQLKPNDRASYGLVTNPELHGEKVTVLGERDHFKGFEAVKHPEFN, from the coding sequence ATGTCTACAAATGATTCAATGAGATGGAAGAAGATTCTCTCTATTATTCTTTGTCTAGTATTACTAGCAATCCCTTTTGCTTGGAATCAAGTACAAGCAGAGGAATTGAATGAAGACATAGTAGATTTACGTGTGTTATACACCAATGATATTCATGCGAGTATCGATGGTTTTGGAGCAGCAGCAGCGTATATTAATGAGCAACGCAACGCGGCTGATTATTCTCTATATTTAGATGCAGGAGATATTTTTAGCGGCAATCCTGTAGTCGATTTAAACTACGGAAAACCGATCATTGAAATTCTTAACCTTGTTGGTGTAGATGCAATGACAATTGGAAACCATGAGTTTGATTACGGACAAGAGATCTTTGCTGAGAGAATGGAAGAATCAAACTTCCCATGGATGGCTGCTAATATGGAAGTATTTGATGAATCCATTGCGATTGAACAGCCAAAGCCATATGAAATCTTTGATGTGAACGGAGTAAATGTAGCAGTATTTTCTCTTACTCAAGCCCCTCCATCAACTGCCCCTGCTGGAGTAGTTGGTATTGATTTTGAAGCTGATTATGCAGCGGTTGCAAAGCAGTATCAAGAAGAACTTGAGGGTCAATCCGACATTATTATCGCGTTGACTCATATTGGACATAACGATGACCGCCGTTTAGCAGAGGAAGTAAACTATTTTGATGTGATTATTGGCGGACACAGCCACACATTGTTAAATGAACCAGCAATTGTGAATGGCACACCAATTGTACAGACAAATGGCAACTTGAACTTCGTCGGTAACTTAAATCTGCAGCTTAATACTGCAACAAATGAAGTGACAGTAACAGAGGGCTTCGTTCAAAGAGTTAATGAATTAACAAATGTGGATGAGGACGTTCAAGCAGTAATTGATGAATATAATGAAGAAATGAATGAACTTCTTGGTGAAGTCATTGGTTATTCAGATACAGGGTTAAGCCGTGATGGACGTTATGAGTATGATGCGCCGCTTGGAAACTTCTGGACAGATGCAATGAGTGCATATGCAGATACGGACTTTGCAATTACAAATAATGGTGGAATTCGTGATAGTATCGCACCAGGTGAAGTAACGGTAGGCGATATTTATGCGATCGAGCCATTTGCGAATGAAATTATGGTTTATGAAATGACAGGTCAGGCGATTAAAGATGTTCTTGCATTCTCATACTCTCGCGGGGACCGTCATCAAATTGACTTGCAAGCATCAGGCTTTGAATATGAAATTGTAGCAGGGCCTGTTGGAAATCTATTAGATGTAAACTTAACAAGAAATGGACAGCCCCTTGATTTAGAAGAACGTTACACGATTGCTGTGCCTGATTATATCGGGACAGGCGGATCTGGTTATGAGTTTGAAGGAACGATTGTTAATCCGTTAGTAGGTCAAATGACTACAGCGATGATCGACTATGCAAAAGAGCTTACAGAGAATGGAGAAGCAATTAACTACATTCGCGAAGGAAGAATTAAGATTTCTGTTGATCCAAGCGGTCCAATGCCAGGTGAAGTGATTGGAACAACGGACAATGGACTGTTTTCTAGCAATAAAAACATTGCTGATGTAGGTATGGGAAATCTTTATACAGATGCAATCCGTGATAAGGCTGATGCAGATATTGCTTTACTAAACGGCTCTTCTGTATCAGGAGAAATTCCTGCAGGATACATTACAGATAAACAAATTGAAGCACTTGATCGATTTGGAAATGAAATTGTTGTTGTAGAGACTACAGGAGCTAAATTGAAAGAAGTGATTTTATCACAATCTAGCTACCACCGTGGAGTAGACCTGCAAGCTTCTGGAATCAAGTATCAATTGATCCCTAGTGAGGGTGGTTCAGGGATGCAGGATGTTCTGTTATTTAATGAAGATGGTACAGAGCTAGATCTTGATGCAAACTATACAGTTGCTTACAACGATTACATGCATGGCCAAGGATTCTATCGTCTAAGTGACTCTACTTTATCTCAATCAGAAGGTACCGTTTGGGAAGCGACAGTTGAGTATATTCAAAATCATGATGGTGCGATTGATTATATTGAGGGAGAACGAATTTCTATTGAAGGCGTAGACCTTCCTGATGGAGATCGTTTCCTAACAGTAGCTGAAGCGATTGCACAGAATTCAGGTATTGCGAATGTTCGTGGATACATTGTTGGGTCGATTAACTCGAATCAAGTGATCTTAGGTGAAGGGACACACGCAGCTTCTAACCTGTTGCTTGCAGATGATCCTAATGAAACAGATCGTGAGAAGATGCTGCCAGTTCAATTAGTAAATGGAACAACAGTGCGCACAGGTTTAAACTTAGTATCCCACCCTGATAACCTAGGGAAATATGTATCGATTACTGGTTCTCTTGAAGCTTATTTCCAAACACCAGGCATGAGAAACCCATCAGCTTTCACATTTGAAGCGGTGCCAGGTGATGAAGAACCAGGTGATGATGAAGAAGAGCAAGAGCCACAAGGTCCTTTATCTGTTGAAGATGCCCTGAATCAATCTGAGGGTGAAGTAGAAGTAAGCGGCTATGTAGTTGGAAATGCTCGTTCAAAAAATCATGTAGCCCTAGCTCCAGCTTATTACGATGATTTAAGTGTACTTATTGCCGATGATCCGAATGAAACGGACCAAAGCAAAATGATGATCGTTCAGCTTAAGCCAAATGACCGTGCAAGTTATGGTTTAGTCACAAATCCTGAATTGCATGGAGAAAAAGTAACTGTCCTAGGGGAACGCGATCACTTTAAGGGGTTTGAAGCAGTAAAACACCCTGAATTTAATTAA
- a CDS encoding DUF3298 and DUF4163 domain-containing protein: MSILPVEIRTRHLLQPKLDVYYPQLAGLVDHTIEEKLNERIYQQVQTMITKQGFYDYPETEITGGYEVKTNERNIVSLTNLHYSYSGGAHGLSTLRSLTMDVQTGKVYKLKELFKPDAPYIKRLNKIIEAQIKDRDLPLLSPFKGIAPNQYFYQADRALIIYFQLYDLAPYAFGFPFFVISVYEIEDIVDQEGPLGRMLY; this comes from the coding sequence ATGTCGATACTGCCTGTTGAGATTCGTACTCGTCACCTGCTCCAGCCGAAGCTCGATGTTTACTACCCGCAGCTTGCTGGCTTAGTTGATCACACCATAGAAGAGAAATTAAATGAGCGGATCTATCAGCAAGTGCAAACGATGATTACGAAGCAAGGATTTTATGATTATCCAGAAACTGAGATTACGGGTGGCTATGAGGTGAAAACGAACGAAAGGAATATTGTCAGTCTTACGAATCTACACTATTCCTATTCTGGCGGGGCTCATGGCCTATCTACGCTGCGCTCCCTGACAATGGATGTACAAACAGGAAAAGTTTATAAGCTGAAGGAATTATTTAAACCTGATGCTCCTTACATCAAGAGGTTGAACAAGATCATTGAAGCACAAATAAAAGACCGAGACCTTCCATTGCTATCTCCATTTAAGGGAATTGCTCCAAATCAATATTTTTATCAAGCTGACCGGGCCCTCATCATTTACTTTCAATTATATGATCTCGCTCCTTATGCATTTGGATTCCCGTTCTTTGTCATCTCTGTGTATGAAATAGAAGATATAGTCGATCAAGAGGGGCCGTTAGGGAGGATGCTGTATTAG